One window from the genome of Pedobacter schmidteae encodes:
- a CDS encoding alpha/beta hydrolase gives MRKIIIFCGLLLVCAQLKAQDTAAVKKVTYPAGFTEQLNVVYTKVNDWEGKLDLYLPPAKNGATPLVINIHGGGWNKGNKESQTGFSGFFKRGYAVANIAYRLTGIATAPAAVEDTRCALIYLITNAGKLNIDVNKIVIMGGSAGGHLALMGGLLGNNHIFDTNCKSTANIKVAAIIDKYGITDVWDWGYGPIKTSKSATAWLGAKAKDKDFAMSVSPLYQVNKNSPPVFIVHGDADPIVPYQQSVALKAKLDELGVKNEFVTVKGGQHGKFTPEDNSMVNAKIMDFLKALGL, from the coding sequence ATGAGAAAGATAATTATATTTTGCGGACTACTGCTTGTCTGCGCCCAGTTAAAGGCTCAGGACACTGCAGCGGTAAAAAAAGTGACGTATCCGGCCGGTTTTACCGAGCAACTGAATGTAGTTTACACCAAAGTAAATGACTGGGAAGGTAAACTGGACCTGTATCTGCCACCGGCCAAAAATGGGGCTACCCCACTGGTGATCAACATTCATGGTGGTGGCTGGAACAAAGGCAACAAAGAATCGCAAACAGGCTTTAGTGGCTTTTTCAAAAGAGGCTATGCGGTAGCCAACATTGCTTACCGCTTAACAGGTATAGCAACTGCACCCGCAGCTGTCGAAGATACCCGCTGTGCTCTGATTTACCTGATTACAAATGCGGGGAAACTGAACATCGACGTCAACAAAATTGTGATCATGGGTGGGTCTGCAGGTGGGCACCTGGCCCTGATGGGCGGCTTATTGGGCAACAACCACATCTTCGACACCAATTGCAAAAGTACAGCCAACATTAAAGTGGCTGCAATTATTGACAAATACGGTATTACCGACGTATGGGACTGGGGGTACGGCCCTATCAAAACCAGCAAATCGGCTACGGCATGGCTGGGAGCCAAAGCAAAAGATAAGGACTTTGCCATGTCGGTATCACCATTGTATCAGGTTAACAAGAACAGTCCGCCCGTATTTATTGTCCACGGTGATGCCGACCCGATAGTACCTTATCAACAATCTGTTGCGCTCAAAGCAAAACTAGATGAGCTGGGAGTAAAAAATGAATTCGTTACCGTGAAAGGTGGTCAGCACGGAAAATTTACCCCCGAAGACAACAGCATGGTAAATGCAAAGATTATGGATTTTTTAAAAGCACTGGGATTGTAA
- a CDS encoding cupin domain-containing protein: MLQHNLFQIDTEIPWQDLGNGIKRQVYGYDDKIMLVKAKFEAEAVGVLHEHHHSQVTYVASGVFEMTIGAEKKIIRQGDGFYAPPHVWHGCVCIEPGILIDVFSPHREDFL; this comes from the coding sequence ATGTTACAACACAATTTATTTCAAATAGATACAGAAATACCATGGCAAGATCTGGGAAACGGAATAAAAAGACAGGTATATGGCTATGATGACAAAATTATGCTTGTAAAAGCAAAATTTGAAGCCGAAGCAGTGGGCGTTTTACACGAGCATCATCATTCGCAGGTGACCTATGTAGCCAGTGGGGTATTTGAAATGACTATAGGAGCAGAAAAAAAGATCATCCGCCAGGGCGATGGTTTTTATGCCCCACCCCATGTATGGCATGGCTGCGTGTGTATAGAACCTGGAATCCTCATTGATGTATTCTCGCCACACCGGGAAGATTTCCTTTAA
- a CDS encoding heparinase II/III family protein, producing the protein MNYLKKLVMVMFCLIFPLSLTAQEHPGIMLTKKNIEAVRKGIQTYPLLQKSYHKIKIDADKALTEPISVPTPKDAGGGATHEQHKKNYTNMLNCGIAYQISGDKKYAGYVENMLLKYAENYSKWPLHPKRKENHQAGKIFWQSLNDFVWQVYTIQGYDMVYDAISAKNRNAITQGLFEPILKFFTVDCKETFDKIHNHGTWDIAAVGMTGYVLNKPEYVEMAIKGSAKDGKTGYLAQLDQLFSPDGYYTEGPYYQRYALLPFVIFAKAINNFQPALKIFEYRNQLLAKAINTTLQLTYTDGTFFPINDAIKGKTYESPELVYGVNIAYADIHAAAELLDVAQRQAEVVVSDAGLKVAADIQAGKTKPFAYQPLLIKDGANGNEGGLGILRYGHNDDQQVLLLKAASQGMGHGHFDRLNLLYYDNGVEILPDYGSARFINIESKKGGDYLPENKSWAKQTIAHNTLVVDQTSNYKGNADAAQQNHPDILYFKNNKDLQVVSAIERNAYPNVQLIRTSALLKVAELSKPLVIDVFQVLADKPHQYDLPFWYKGHIVDAAPKITAFTNQLKPLGEKYGYEHIWLNADQSVPSKTGYISILNNKRFYTVHFTSDANLNLKMLLLGANDPDMSLIENKAFMLSSTNSGNQTFFNVIETHGRTNPVSETTTGAASKVSDLKIISSDKNQVTVAFKVKNKAYTYQINYQDKENFLKLN; encoded by the coding sequence ATGAACTACTTAAAAAAGTTGGTAATGGTTATGTTTTGCCTGATTTTTCCGCTGTCGTTGACGGCTCAGGAACATCCGGGAATAATGCTGACCAAAAAAAATATTGAGGCGGTAAGAAAAGGAATACAAACCTACCCTTTGCTCCAAAAATCTTATCATAAGATTAAAATTGATGCCGACAAAGCACTGACGGAGCCCATCAGCGTACCTACACCTAAAGATGCGGGTGGCGGTGCCACGCACGAACAACACAAGAAAAACTATACCAATATGCTGAACTGTGGCATTGCCTATCAGATTTCGGGCGATAAAAAGTATGCTGGATATGTAGAAAATATGTTGTTAAAATATGCAGAAAACTATAGCAAATGGCCACTCCACCCAAAAAGAAAAGAAAACCATCAAGCTGGTAAAATCTTCTGGCAAAGCCTGAATGATTTTGTATGGCAGGTATACACTATACAGGGCTATGATATGGTATATGATGCCATTTCTGCAAAAAACCGTAACGCCATAACACAAGGTTTGTTTGAACCCATACTGAAGTTTTTTACTGTTGACTGCAAAGAAACCTTCGATAAAATCCATAACCATGGCACCTGGGATATTGCAGCCGTTGGTATGACTGGCTATGTACTCAATAAACCAGAATATGTTGAAATGGCCATAAAGGGCTCGGCAAAAGATGGAAAAACAGGCTACCTGGCACAGCTGGATCAACTATTCTCGCCAGATGGTTATTATACCGAAGGCCCTTACTACCAGAGGTACGCTTTACTCCCATTTGTTATTTTTGCCAAAGCCATCAATAATTTTCAACCTGCCTTAAAAATATTTGAATACCGCAATCAATTATTAGCCAAAGCCATCAACACCACCTTACAACTCACCTATACCGACGGTACCTTTTTCCCAATAAATGATGCCATAAAAGGTAAAACATACGAGAGCCCTGAATTGGTATATGGAGTAAACATTGCTTATGCCGATATTCATGCTGCTGCCGAATTGCTGGATGTTGCGCAACGGCAGGCCGAAGTAGTCGTTTCAGATGCAGGCTTAAAGGTAGCTGCCGATATCCAGGCAGGCAAGACCAAACCTTTTGCTTACCAACCACTGTTAATTAAAGATGGCGCCAACGGCAATGAAGGCGGTTTGGGTATATTAAGATATGGCCATAACGACGATCAACAGGTATTACTGCTTAAAGCCGCTTCACAGGGCATGGGACATGGACATTTTGACAGGCTCAATCTGCTGTATTACGACAACGGCGTAGAGATTTTACCCGATTACGGTTCGGCCAGGTTTATCAATATTGAATCAAAAAAAGGTGGTGACTATCTGCCCGAGAATAAATCATGGGCAAAACAAACCATCGCCCACAATACCCTGGTGGTAGACCAAACCTCCAATTACAAGGGAAATGCCGATGCTGCCCAACAAAACCACCCCGACATCCTATATTTCAAAAATAACAAAGACCTTCAGGTAGTTAGCGCCATAGAACGCAATGCCTATCCCAACGTACAATTAATCAGGACTTCAGCCTTGCTGAAAGTAGCTGAATTGAGCAAGCCCTTGGTTATTGATGTGTTCCAGGTACTGGCCGATAAACCGCATCAATACGATTTGCCTTTTTGGTATAAAGGACATATTGTAGATGCTGCACCAAAAATAACTGCCTTTACCAATCAGTTAAAACCACTTGGAGAAAAATATGGATATGAACACATCTGGTTAAATGCAGATCAGTCGGTTCCTTCTAAAACTGGTTACATCAGTATTTTAAATAACAAACGCTTCTATACGGTACATTTTACCAGCGATGCTAATTTGAATTTAAAAATGCTACTGCTTGGGGCCAACGATCCCGATATGAGCTTGATAGAAAACAAAGCCTTTATGTTGTCGTCGACAAATTCAGGTAACCAAACCTTCTTTAATGTGATTGAAACCCATGGACGTACCAATCCGGTTAGCGAAACCACCACAGGCGCAGCCAGTAAAGTAAGCGACCTGAAAATAATCAGCAGTGATAAAAACCAGGTTACGGTAGCTTTTAAAGTAAAAAACAAAGCATACACCTATCAAATCAATTACCAGGACAAGGAAAATTTTTTAAAACTTAATTAA
- a CDS encoding FadR/GntR family transcriptional regulator has protein sequence MKSFIETIKSIEVESPVDKIIGQLKQLITSGQLQPGDRLPAERILAEKFGVGRSYVREAILKLEFYGLLRTNPQSGTYVSGLSIKVLDNIITDIIKFNKEDFNALLEARYYLELDAVKLAAERRTEQDLVKLKEALIDYENKTNSNQDAIEEDMLFHIAIARASKNSVIESMILILIPDLIKSIVESKICGDNRGKLAIAEHRDILTAIENQDIDAAENAVAAHLNDMFQISKAGFSAQKIINDN, from the coding sequence ATGAAATCATTTATAGAAACGATCAAATCTATTGAAGTAGAATCTCCTGTCGACAAAATCATCGGACAGCTGAAACAACTGATCACAAGTGGACAATTGCAACCTGGCGACCGGCTTCCTGCCGAAAGGATACTGGCAGAGAAATTTGGTGTAGGACGTAGCTATGTCCGCGAGGCCATTTTAAAATTAGAATTTTATGGTTTACTCAGAACCAATCCTCAAAGTGGCACTTATGTTTCGGGGTTAAGCATTAAAGTGTTAGACAACATCATTACCGACATCATCAAATTTAACAAAGAAGATTTCAATGCCCTTTTGGAAGCCCGCTATTACCTGGAACTTGATGCGGTAAAGCTTGCTGCAGAAAGAAGGACAGAACAGGACCTGGTTAAATTAAAGGAAGCGCTGATTGATTATGAGAACAAGACCAATAGCAATCAGGATGCCATTGAAGAGGATATGCTATTTCATATAGCCATTGCCCGCGCTTCAAAAAACTCGGTTATTGAATCCATGATCCTGATCCTGATTCCCGACCTGATCAAGAGTATCGTAGAAAGCAAGATTTGCGGCGACAATCGTGGAAAACTGGCAATAGCCGAGCATCGAGATATTCTTACCGCAATAGAAAACCAGGACATAGATGCTGCAGAAAATGCGGTTGCTGCACACCTTAATGATATGTTCCAAATTAGCAAAGCCGGATTTTCCGCACAAAAAATTATTAATGACAATTAA
- the yiaK gene encoding 3-dehydro-L-gulonate 2-dehydrogenase, with the protein MRVPFQTLQQEFKRVLLQLSFDEQMADTCATIFASNSRDGVYSHGLNRFPVFVQHVKNGLVIPDAVPILLERTGAIERWDGQLAPGMFNATHAMDRAIALAKSNGIGCVAIKNTNHWMRGGTYGWQAAQAGCIGICFTNATAGMPAWGGKDAVLGNNPLVIAVPRTEGHVVLDMAMSQFSYGKMQEYELKDEQLPFPGGYDEQGNLSTDPAQVRKSKLALPIGFWKGSGLSLVLDLLAVALSGGRSTQKISEGKYETGVSQCFICLHQSDMHAALIEEILEYTKNSRPDKPGDIVTYPGERTLKTRLDNEKNGIPVNEEIWQQLKSM; encoded by the coding sequence ATGCGTGTACCTTTCCAAACCCTTCAGCAAGAATTTAAAAGAGTACTTCTCCAATTGTCTTTTGATGAGCAGATGGCCGATACCTGTGCCACCATATTCGCATCAAACAGTAGAGATGGAGTTTATTCGCATGGTCTAAACAGGTTTCCTGTTTTTGTACAACATGTTAAAAATGGATTGGTGATACCGGATGCTGTCCCCATATTGCTGGAGCGTACCGGAGCTATTGAAAGATGGGACGGCCAGCTGGCACCGGGCATGTTTAATGCAACACATGCGATGGACCGCGCCATAGCATTGGCCAAAAGTAATGGTATTGGCTGTGTAGCCATAAAAAACACCAACCACTGGATGCGTGGTGGCACCTATGGCTGGCAAGCTGCCCAAGCAGGCTGCATTGGCATTTGTTTTACAAATGCAACAGCCGGCATGCCCGCCTGGGGAGGTAAGGATGCCGTGTTGGGCAATAATCCATTGGTTATTGCAGTACCCCGTACCGAAGGTCATGTAGTACTGGACATGGCCATGTCGCAGTTTTCCTATGGTAAAATGCAAGAGTATGAACTAAAAGATGAACAACTCCCATTTCCGGGAGGATATGATGAACAGGGAAATTTAAGTACTGATCCGGCCCAGGTCAGAAAATCAAAACTTGCCCTACCAATTGGTTTCTGGAAAGGTTCAGGTCTGTCACTGGTCCTCGATCTGCTTGCAGTAGCCCTTAGCGGCGGCCGCTCGACTCAAAAAATATCAGAAGGCAAATACGAAACAGGCGTGTCGCAATGCTTTATCTGCCTGCATCAATCCGATATGCATGCAGCATTAATAGAAGAAATACTTGAATACACCAAAAACAGTCGCCCTGATAAGCCAGGTGATATTGTAACATATCCGGGAGAGAGAACGCTAAAAACTAGGCTGGATAACGAAAAAAATGGGATTCCTGTGAATGAAGAAATCTGGCAGCAGCTAAAAAGCATGTAA
- a CDS encoding choice-of-anchor I family protein → MRKFLLVALLLPLSFIACKKDKPISDEPEFFVNEDPKTFAEIGSFDVGEVGAAEISAFDPLTKRLFVVKNENEDVPGKTPVNQIEVIDFADPANMKSIGFISMTPFGGAVNSVAVHDGKLAAAIQDKVKQANGKVVVFKTSDYSKIAEITVGALPDMVTFSPDGKYIMSANEGEPSADYTNDPSGTVSIIEVNNNYAVTTIDFSSIEGQKAALMQKGFRIFGPGKNFVKDIEPEYITISADSKTAWVTLQENNGIAKIDIASKTISNIFPLGFKDYNQTGNEVDLSDVNLSPATPYIAAKWNVKGVYMPDAIAVLETNGIPYLFTANEGDAREYAGFSEVLRIKNKDVKLDATVFPNAADLKKDEQLGRLNITTTLGDIDGDGDLDELYSFGSRSFSVWNGNTGAQVFDSKNELDKKCVAENVYDDLRSDDKSVEPEGITIGTVGDKKVAFVGMERADAVAVYDLTIPTAPVFLQLIKCGDAPEGVLFIPAKNSPTKKSLLVVSSEGDGVLKVYTPKTI, encoded by the coding sequence ATGAGAAAATTTTTACTAGTTGCGCTCCTTTTACCGCTCAGTTTTATAGCTTGTAAGAAAGACAAACCCATCTCGGATGAACCTGAATTCTTTGTAAATGAAGATCCTAAAACTTTTGCCGAGATTGGCTCCTTTGATGTTGGCGAAGTGGGTGCCGCCGAAATTTCAGCTTTTGATCCGCTGACCAAAAGATTGTTTGTAGTTAAAAATGAAAACGAAGATGTTCCGGGAAAAACGCCTGTTAACCAAATAGAGGTCATTGATTTTGCTGACCCCGCTAACATGAAATCAATTGGATTCATCAGCATGACTCCTTTTGGCGGGGCCGTAAACAGCGTTGCAGTACATGATGGTAAACTTGCAGCAGCCATACAGGATAAAGTAAAGCAGGCAAATGGTAAAGTAGTGGTTTTTAAAACCAGCGACTACAGCAAAATTGCGGAAATTACTGTTGGTGCATTACCTGATATGGTCACTTTTTCTCCGGATGGAAAATATATAATGAGCGCAAATGAAGGTGAACCAAGTGCTGATTATACCAATGATCCTTCGGGCACAGTATCCATTATAGAGGTAAATAATAATTATGCAGTGACTACTATTGACTTTTCATCCATAGAAGGACAAAAAGCCGCATTGATGCAAAAGGGCTTTAGAATATTTGGCCCAGGCAAAAACTTTGTTAAAGATATCGAACCGGAATACATCACCATTTCTGCTGATTCGAAAACAGCATGGGTAACCCTTCAGGAAAATAATGGCATCGCTAAGATCGATATCGCGTCTAAAACCATAAGCAATATCTTCCCTCTGGGTTTTAAAGATTATAACCAAACCGGAAACGAAGTGGATCTGAGTGACGTGAATTTATCTCCTGCAACACCATACATAGCCGCAAAATGGAATGTAAAGGGCGTATACATGCCTGATGCTATTGCCGTACTGGAAACAAACGGAATTCCATACCTATTTACAGCAAACGAAGGTGATGCCAGAGAATATGCTGGCTTTTCGGAGGTATTAAGAATAAAAAACAAAGATGTAAAACTAGATGCAACAGTATTCCCGAATGCTGCTGATCTGAAAAAAGACGAACAGCTGGGCAGGTTAAACATCACCACTACCTTGGGAGATATTGACGGCGACGGCGATCTGGACGAACTCTATTCCTTTGGCTCCCGCTCATTTTCGGTATGGAACGGCAATACAGGTGCACAGGTTTTTGACAGCAAAAATGAACTGGATAAAAAATGTGTAGCAGAGAACGTATATGATGATTTAAGAAGTGATGACAAAAGTGTGGAGCCCGAAGGTATTACCATAGGTACCGTTGGCGATAAAAAAGTAGCTTTTGTGGGCATGGAAAGAGCTGATGCGGTAGCGGTTTATGACCTTACCATACCAACTGCTCCTGTATTTTTACAATTAATAAAGTGTGGTGACGCTCCTGAAGGTGTTCTTTTTATCCCGGCTAAAAACAGCCCGACAAAAAAGAGTTTGCTTGTAGTAAGTAGCGAAGGTGATGGTGTACTTAAGGTATATACGCCAAAAACGATATAA
- a CDS encoding MFS transporter — protein sequence MTNLTKEKSAAAYLFSAPVIVASLGYFVDIYDLLLFGIVRIPSLTELGLDEAAVSIEGASILNWQMTGLLLGGILWGVLGDKKGRLSVLFGSIITYSVANFACGFVHDVTIYKLLRFIAGIGLAGELGAGITLVSESLPKRLRAIGTSVVAGVGLLGAVVGYFTVELFSWRNAYFIGGGMGILLLFLRIGVFESGMFHTMKEKTNVAKGNFLSFFTKKSRLILYLKCIGIGLPTWYVIGILATFSNEFGKALGITEAIKPGLAVMWCYVGLSAGDLVSGLVSYWLESRIRAVTYMMIFTAIGTLIYLYAGINTATGLYGMCLWVGFGIGYWAMFVTIGAEQFGTNVRATAATTIPNMVRGTVVLMTTVYTTLKPHVMELHAAGILGLLCFGIGLYCIRTIPETHHKDLDFIED from the coding sequence ATGACCAACTTAACTAAAGAAAAAAGTGCAGCAGCCTATTTGTTCAGCGCTCCTGTTATTGTAGCCTCATTAGGCTATTTTGTTGACATCTACGATTTGCTTCTTTTCGGAATTGTGCGTATCCCCAGTTTAACCGAATTGGGACTGGATGAGGCTGCGGTATCTATTGAAGGGGCAAGTATTTTAAACTGGCAAATGACGGGGTTGTTGCTTGGAGGAATTTTATGGGGGGTATTGGGTGATAAAAAAGGACGTTTGTCGGTGCTTTTTGGTTCTATCATTACTTATTCGGTAGCAAATTTTGCCTGCGGATTTGTACACGATGTTACCATTTATAAACTATTGCGTTTTATTGCTGGTATTGGTCTGGCTGGAGAATTAGGAGCCGGAATTACCCTGGTTTCCGAAAGTTTACCCAAACGGTTGCGTGCCATAGGTACTTCGGTGGTTGCCGGTGTAGGTTTATTGGGTGCCGTAGTTGGTTATTTTACAGTTGAACTTTTTAGCTGGAGAAATGCTTATTTTATTGGTGGGGGAATGGGAATCCTGCTTTTGTTTTTAAGGATAGGGGTATTTGAATCGGGCATGTTTCATACCATGAAAGAAAAAACCAATGTGGCCAAGGGGAACTTCCTGTCTTTTTTCACAAAGAAAAGCCGTTTGATTTTATATCTGAAGTGTATTGGTATAGGTTTACCTACCTGGTATGTAATTGGCATTTTGGCCACATTTAGTAATGAGTTTGGTAAGGCGCTGGGAATTACTGAGGCAATAAAACCCGGACTTGCAGTAATGTGGTGTTATGTAGGCCTTTCGGCGGGCGACCTCGTTAGCGGACTGGTGAGCTATTGGCTTGAATCGCGCATACGTGCTGTAACTTATATGATGATTTTTACGGCAATTGGTACGCTGATTTATCTTTACGCAGGAATAAATACTGCAACCGGTTTGTACGGCATGTGCCTTTGGGTAGGTTTTGGTATTGGTTATTGGGCCATGTTTGTAACCATTGGCGCCGAACAGTTTGGTACCAATGTAAGGGCTACTGCAGCTACTACTATACCCAATATGGTTAGAGGTACGGTGGTATTAATGACTACCGTTTATACTACGCTAAAACCACATGTAATGGAACTGCATGCGGCAGGGATTTTGGGGCTTCTTTGCTTTGGAATAGGTTTATATTGTATACGAACCATTCCCGAAACTCATCATAAAGACCTCGATTTTATAGAAGATTAG
- a CDS encoding LUD domain-containing protein — translation MTSREQILAKVLSSQPETQPLPADLSTAFPAADPVAAFGTVLTTIGGNFVEVEDYNSIKNYITTHFQGQRIVSTLTELSDITEPGWENQDPHSYANVDLAVITAHFGVAENAALWITEDLMHQRAVPFICQQLAVVVKREKIVQTMHDAYIKIGTADYGFGSFIAGPSKTADIEQSLVLGAHGPKGMTVFVLA, via the coding sequence ATGACTAGCAGAGAACAGATATTAGCGAAAGTATTGAGTAGCCAACCAGAGACCCAACCGCTGCCAGCAGACCTCTCGACTGCTTTCCCGGCTGCAGATCCGGTTGCCGCTTTTGGTACCGTGTTGACCACCATAGGCGGAAATTTTGTAGAGGTGGAAGACTACAATTCGATTAAAAACTACATTACGACTCATTTCCAGGGACAGCGCATCGTATCTACATTAACAGAATTGTCGGACATTACAGAACCCGGTTGGGAAAATCAGGATCCGCACAGTTATGCCAACGTAGACCTGGCAGTAATCACAGCACATTTTGGTGTGGCCGAAAACGCAGCATTATGGATAACAGAGGATTTAATGCATCAGCGTGCAGTTCCTTTTATTTGTCAGCAGCTGGCAGTAGTAGTAAAGCGGGAAAAAATTGTACAAACCATGCACGATGCCTATATAAAAATAGGCACCGCTGATTATGGTTTTGGAAGTTTTATAGCCGGCCCATCTAAAACGGCCGATATTGAACAATCATTGGTATTGGGAGCCCATGGCCCCAAGGGCATGACGGTTTTTGTATTGGCTTAA
- a CDS encoding lactate utilization protein B, which translates to MNTGTKDHAELSDIFNKDEARVNWHDETLWFVRAKRDKAAHNIPEWESLRQTASLIKNNVLSNLHNYLIEFEEQAKKNGVTVHWAADAAEHNEIVHSILKKHQVNRLIKSKSMLTEECHLNEYLQQNNIDVIDTDLGERIVQLAKEPPSHIVLPCIHKKKEEIGELFHEHLGTPEGMADPVFLTAAAREHLRETFLTRKAAITGVNFAVAETGEFIVCTNEGNADMGAHLADVHIACMGIEKIVPKRKNLGVFLRLLTRSATGQPITTYSSHFKKPRPGQEMHIVLVDNGRTTQLSRPDFRNSLKCIRCAACMNTCPVYRRSGGHSYHTAVAGPIGSILAPNLNMKEYADLPFASTLCGSCSNVCPVKINIHEQLYKWRQVIVKEGYADPKKKLAMKAMEFTLSSPFIYKNAGKAGRWFMKHAPFTVNNKLNLWYQHREMPQVPKQSFGEWYAKNKKND; encoded by the coding sequence ATGAATACAGGAACGAAAGACCATGCCGAACTATCGGATATATTTAATAAAGACGAAGCAAGGGTAAACTGGCACGACGAAACATTATGGTTTGTACGGGCCAAACGGGATAAAGCGGCCCATAACATTCCCGAATGGGAATCATTGCGGCAAACCGCTTCTCTGATTAAAAACAATGTGCTTTCTAATCTTCACAACTATCTGATTGAATTTGAAGAGCAGGCCAAAAAGAATGGGGTAACCGTGCATTGGGCAGCTGATGCTGCAGAGCACAATGAAATTGTTCATTCCATTTTAAAAAAACATCAGGTAAACAGGCTCATCAAAAGCAAATCTATGCTTACCGAAGAATGCCATTTGAACGAATACCTGCAACAAAATAACATCGATGTAATAGATACCGATCTGGGCGAACGGATTGTTCAGCTGGCAAAAGAACCACCTAGTCATATTGTATTACCTTGCATTCACAAAAAGAAAGAGGAAATAGGCGAATTGTTCCATGAGCATCTGGGCACACCTGAAGGCATGGCCGATCCGGTATTTTTGACTGCGGCTGCACGGGAACACCTGCGTGAAACTTTTTTAACACGCAAAGCAGCCATTACAGGAGTAAATTTCGCAGTTGCCGAAACCGGTGAGTTTATAGTATGCACCAATGAGGGAAATGCAGATATGGGTGCGCACCTGGCCGATGTACATATTGCCTGTATGGGTATTGAAAAGATAGTTCCTAAACGCAAAAATCTGGGTGTTTTTTTAAGGCTACTTACCCGCAGTGCTACCGGACAACCCATTACTACGTATTCCAGTCATTTTAAAAAACCAAGACCCGGCCAGGAAATGCACATTGTACTGGTAGACAATGGCCGCACAACACAGCTTAGTCGCCCTGATTTTCGCAACTCCTTAAAATGCATCCGCTGTGCGGCATGCATGAACACCTGCCCGGTTTACCGCCGAAGTGGCGGTCACAGTTACCATACCGCGGTTGCTGGTCCGATAGGCTCCATATTGGCACCAAATCTGAATATGAAGGAATATGCCGATCTGCCATTTGCCTCTACCCTTTGCGGTTCATGCAGCAATGTATGTCCGGTTAAAATCAACATCCACGAGCAATTGTATAAATGGCGACAGGTAATTGTTAAGGAAGGTTATGCCGATCCTAAAAAGAAACTGGCCATGAAAGCGATGGAGTTTACTTTGTCGAGCCCCTTTATTTACAAAAATGCAGGTAAGGCAGGTCGCTGGTTTATGAAACATGCCCCATTTACGGTAAACAACAAACTGAACTTATGGTACCAGCACCGCGAAATGCCACAGGTGCCCAAACAGTCTTTTGGAGAATGGTACGCAAAAAATAAAAAGAATGACTAG
- a CDS encoding (Fe-S)-binding protein gives MTVGLFIPCYIDQFYPNAAIATLNLLSKLGITVKYPVNQTCCGQPMANSGFEHLTQGCNDLFIDNFAEFDYIVSPSGSCVLHIKDHLHSPKDENKAIGIRKKVYELTEFLTDVLQVEKLSARFPHKVGVHQSCHGQRGLMLAQMTELVAAPFSKPLHLLKMVEGLELVELSRPDECCGFGGTFCVAEEAVSVKMGKDRVADHLNHGAEYITAADMSCLMHMEGILRRQNSHVKVLHIAEILNAE, from the coding sequence ATGACCGTAGGCTTATTCATACCTTGTTATATCGACCAGTTTTATCCAAATGCTGCTATTGCCACTTTAAATCTATTAAGCAAACTTGGCATAACAGTAAAATATCCTGTCAACCAAACCTGTTGCGGACAACCCATGGCCAATTCGGGCTTCGAACATTTAACCCAGGGATGCAATGATTTGTTTATCGACAATTTTGCTGAATTTGATTATATCGTATCCCCTTCGGGCAGCTGCGTATTGCACATCAAAGATCATTTGCACTCGCCTAAGGATGAAAACAAAGCCATTGGCATACGGAAAAAAGTATATGAATTGACAGAATTTTTGACGGACGTTCTGCAAGTTGAAAAGCTTTCAGCCCGTTTCCCCCATAAAGTAGGCGTACACCAGAGCTGCCACGGTCAGCGTGGTTTAATGTTGGCCCAGATGACCGAACTGGTAGCTGCTCCTTTTTCGAAACCACTCCACCTTTTAAAAATGGTAGAGGGACTGGAACTGGTGGAGCTGAGCAGACCAGATGAATGCTGTGGGTTTGGCGGAACCTTCTGTGTGGCCGAAGAGGCCGTATCTGTAAAAATGGGAAAAGATCGGGTAGCCGACCACCTGAACCATGGAGCAGAGTACATTACGGCGGCCGACATGTCCTGTTTAATGCATATGGAAGGGATATTACGTCGTCAGAACAGCCATGTAAAGGTATTGCACATTGCAGAAATACTAAACGCAGAGTAG